The Hordeum vulgare subsp. vulgare chromosome 7H, MorexV3_pseudomolecules_assembly, whole genome shotgun sequence DNA window TAGCATGGAGATGATGGGTTGGTAGTCCATGTCAAGGCCGACTATGATGAAGGAGATGAGCTCCCCCTCCACAAGGGGTTTGCTCGCCACCACGAGATCATTAGAGAAGGATTGCATGTGACCTAAGTATCTCGAGGCCACATGGATCCCTTCTCGGCATTGGTGAGGGCGGCTCGAAGATTGTTTGCCTTGGACAGCGAGACAACAGAGAACATGGTCGCCAAGGCCGACCATATCGCATGTGACGTCTCAAGCGAGGCAACCTGAACAAGGACTTCCTTGGACATATTGTGCAATATATAAGCAACAATTTTTTGATCCTGGAAAAGCCAGGGGACACACGCAGGGTTGGGGATGACCTGTTCCTTGCCATCTTTGTGTTTGGCGGTGATGATCTTGGGAGGCTCCTTGATGGTGTTGTCCATGTTGCCATACAAGCCGGTGCCCATTATTTGGGATCTTACTTGGGCTTTCCAGAGAACATAGTTCGACCTGGTAAGCAGCTCAGAGGTGTTGTAGTTGAGTCTATATTGGATGGTTGTGTTGGAGGAAGACATGGTGGAGAGGGGATGGATGGACGGTTGAAGAAGGACAAGCTAGATGTGATGGAAGAGCCTGCTCTGTATACCACGTAGGAATTATGGAAGCGTCTCAACTCTCATACATGAGGGCCCGCATGTTATATATTGATGTAGCGATCATTGGGATGATCGTGGGATTTGAAGTATTTCCCGTGTGGCGGTGTCCTCTTGCATCTAAACTTCAATGCCGAACTACATCCGAGGTGTCTTTTTGCAGCCGAACTCCAACGCCGGATTTTCTCTCTATGGAGGCAACCACTTGCCTTCGAGCTTTATGCCAGACTGCATCCGAGCTCCAATGCCATAATGCAtctgaggtggtgcaccacctaggCCGTGTGATGATTTTTGTGGATTTTTCCGATTGGTGCAATTTATTCCCTGACGAGCTGATAAccagtagcccccgagacttGGGTTGGGCGGCATGGCCGACCCTACGAACATATCTCCTCGGgaactagttcatctcttgtgtatgTTTTGACAACGCCAAGGTGTCGCTCGGCAGGAAAGATGCTGAACTACGGGTCAGAAATTTTTTCCCGACAAGAACACCATGCAGAACACCTCGAACAAGAGGATGTTCCGACTCataaaagaaaaacataaaaataggtTAAAGGTGCCATAAGCTCGGAAAACCAACAAACTCATGTAAAAACTTTCCGTCTGAAGTAAATCAAGTTTTTTGGTGCCAATCCGAAAATTGGGATTAAAATTAGTTTGTGCTTCCGTCGTGCTTCTTAATATAATTGACTGTATGAGTGTTTTCCGTATATACTCTTTTTGCATCAAAATTCTTATCTTAAAtttatctagatatgaatgtatctagtcacgttctaGTATTTAgatatatttatttttaaataaatttaagacaaaatttttggaacggagggagtacatcaaaCGACCACCCTCTTGATTGCTTCCATTCCAGAACCATTCTCTGCAGTGGCCAAAAGTAGTGTCGCAAACAAGATACCCAAGCATCAATCGGAGCGTACATAAGTTTTTGTTTACTTGAATTATCAGGTACGTATCTGATTGCCCAAACGGTTTTGTATTTCCTGTTTATGCTGGTCGTTTGGTACATACCGACTCTGGGCCGGATACGGCCGAGAGACATCCTTCATGATCTTATCCGGGGAACAAGCATCTTTGAAATTTAGCCTAGCATGGACAAAAGCTGGTACATGATGACAGATTTTAAATTCAAAACAATCACGTACTTTTGGTAGCTACTTTGATGAGTTGGCGAGCGCCAATAATCGTCGCGAAATTAGTTGATCTTCTCTGTAGTTATATAACAGCCAAGCCAATTTGAACTTCGTTTATTGTACATGCTAGCTCGTTCTAGGTTATGATCAGCACGGCGAATGGATGATGATGTAATCCTTATATAATTCTGGAGTAAGCCCTTTCATATCCATTGTAGTAGTACGTAGTTCACCAATTGTTCATAATAACTACCGTGTAATGAATtttcatcatgtccaaaacaaaaaGAACTAAGATCGCTATTTTTGATAAAAGGCACTTTTATTAACTCGATGAACTGCCAAAATACGTAGTGGCCAGACCATCAAAATCCCAGTGGCATCGATGAACCGACGAGCACATGCATCTGCTTTATCCACGTACCACTCCACTTAATTAGGGGAATCTAGATATCGACCACATCCTATAATATTATTCCCTAGTTTTAGTATTCAGAAGAAGATATACGTAATCCTCTCGCTTTTCTGTTAAGAAGTGGTTATCGGCGCTGACCCCAGTTTAGCACGGGTCGCTGGACGATTCCAACTCCATTGAAGCGGGTGACAGTGAGATAGACGCACGCTTCCACGTTCCAACCTTTCGCTGTTGTACGAAAGCGATTGATCTTTACATGCATGCATGTATATAGAGTAGCGAAATACTGTAGTTTTATATACTGCACATTACCGTCCTATCTCCAGAATAATTGTTTGACCTCGGCCTGCACGCATGCAAGTTGCGATGTAATGCCGTCCTTACGTACAACTCTACAACCAGTTGATGCTGGATTACTAACACCTTTTTTTTGCAGGGATTATTAACACCTTTCAGAACTAGCCGGGCTGATTCATGGGCCAGCCTACACAGCAATACGGATGCTTCAAACTGCTAATCTACACTAAAATATACTAGGACGAGTGCTGCTTGTGATTGAACGTGGAGTCATCCAGGCAGGCAAGTCTGGTTAACCGGCACATGGCTAGCAACAGCATGCGCCGTGGTGGAGCGGCACGGCACGTAACGGCAGCACCAACCTTCGGTCCACGAAATTTCCTGCTAATGCGCCGACCCAGAGGAATCCGGACTGACCCGTGACGTCCACAGCAACACGCCTATGCGCTGCGCTCTTATAATACTCGACAAAATACTGTATACACGATAACCAACACATGCAATGATATGATTTAGTGCATGAGTGCAAGGCAGGGGATAGCTAGGGAGTGCGCATGCTGGTTACAGTAGCAGTTAGAGTCAGCTTGCTATAAGGAATAaattaatatatttttatttagttagaggaaagagaagtggagagagaaggtaagcggattCTTAGTTAAAAGTCAGCTCTaccacgtgctcctaggcattttCTGAGTATGAAAGATGGGTCATATAGTAAAAAAATAGTACACAtttgcaatgaactattgtacatgttggctataagatgggctatagatgacatggcaatgACTTATAACCcgcagctggctatactatttACTTGCTCTTAGCGTCGTGCTGGTTACAGTAGCAGTTAGCGTCGTGGCAAGCCAGGGCCCATGCCGCTGCCGGAGCGAGCGATCGCCGGTCAACCAAATCCAGCTGCGCAGAGTCCGGCCAAGAACTTTGTACGTACGTAGCATTTCTTTCGTACGTGCGTGATCGGAACCGCGCGCCCGCCAGCCCATGCAGGCGCGGGCTAGCTGGCTAGGCACTAGGCAGTCATCGTCTACGCCTCTACGGTCGAGCTCGAGTGGCTAGAGCACTATAAATAGGATGCCACCCTATGCATCATATCGCCTCATCGAGCTCGGCTCACATCACAAGAGTTGTATCGAAGCTCTAGCTAGTCACGTCGTATCGCATCGAAGCCGAAGAAGCAATTAATGGCCGCCTTCACCACCAGGCCGGCGGCCTTCCTCGGCCTCGCCGTCGTGCTCTGTGCCCTCGCCGGCCCGGCGACCGCGCAGCGGCTCTCGCCCAACTTCTACTCGAGGTCCTGCCCCAACCTGGCGTCCATCGTGCGGTCGGGGATGACCTCGGCGTTGCAGACGGAGAGGCGGATGGGCGCGTCCATCCTTCGCCTCTTCTTCCACGACTGCTTCGTCAATGTGAGCAGAGCAACACACAGAGCTTCCTCTCCTCTCTACTGTTCCATTGCTTTGCTTTTGATGCTGCTGCTACATTCTACGTGCGATCTGCGGTGCACTGAAGTTTAACTCTGCTTGTCTGCTATGTATCGGCTGCAGGGGTGTGACGGCTCCATTCTGCTGGACGACACGTCGACGCTCACCGGCGAGAAGAACGCCGGGCCGAACGCCAACTCGGCCCGCGGGTTCGACGTGATCGACGCCATCAAGACCAGGGTCGAGGCTGCGTGCAGGGCCACCGTCTCCTGCGCCGACATCCTGGCGCTCGCCGCCCGCGACGGAGTCAACCTGGTTAGCCCTCGCGCGCTACCGACTAGCTTCAACGGTCGCTTGACTCCTAGTTCTGCACTTATTTTTACTGGAGTACTGTAGTAGCCATGGCTGATCCGTTGCGCGCGTGCAGCTGGGAGGTCCGACGTGGAGCGTGCCGCTGGGGCGCAAGGACGCGCGCACGGCGAGCCAGAGCGCGGCGAACGCGAACCTCCCGGGGCCCGGCTCCAGCCTCGCCACGCTCATCGCCATGTTCGGCAACAAGAACCTGTCGCCGCGGGACATGACGGCGCTCTCCGGCGCGCACACCATCGGGCGGTCGCAGTGCCAGTTCTTCCGCAGCCGCATCTACAACGAGCGCAACATCAACGCCACCTTCGCGGCGCTGCGGCAGCGGACGTGCCCGCGGTCCGGAGGCGGCAGCAGCCTCGCGCCCTTGGACGCGCAGACCGCCGACGGGTTCGACAACGCCTACTACCGGAACCTGGTGGGGCAGCGCGGCCTCCTGCACTCGGACCAGGAGCTCTTCAACGGCGGGTCGCAGGACTCGCTGGTCAGGCAGTACAGCAGCAGCCCCGGGCAGTTCTCCGCCGACTTCGTCACGGCCATGCTCAAGATGGGCGGCCTGCTGCCGTCGCCCGGGACGCGGACGGAGGTCAGGCTCAATTGCAGGAGGCCCAACTAAATTAAGGGCAAGTAGACGTAACAAGTGTGCTGAATAATGGTTGATGCCTTGGAAAGACCAGGCATTGGTCAGGTTCACGTAtactgtatgtatgtatgtatgtatgtataaacaACACGAAATGTACAAACGCTCGTTTGCTCAATCCGGGGTGAACCTGCAAGCTACAATGTATCAAAATATACGTTGGTTGTGAAAGTGTGTCATCCTCATCATTAATACAGAACAATGGAATGGTACCATCATAATAACGAAAACGATCTCTAATCTAATGCCTAATGTACGGTGGTGCTCACTGTTATGGTGGCTGACTGATTGGCTTGTTTGTAAGCACAGCTCACACTATGGGTACATAGATGTGATGTATACCATACTTCTTGCTTGTAACGTAGCAGGATCCCGACTATAATTGGcatctactcccttcgttcctaaatataaataatTCTAGAAATTTCAATACAAActgcatacgaaacaaaatgagtaaaTATATTTtagaatatgtctatatacatccgtagttTTTATTAAATTCTTTAAAAAgattttatatttagaaacgaatgaAGTAAATTATGTATAGATAATTTACACACATGTATGGTGGCTTTCGGGAGGCCGGTGCACCAGGTACGTTTCAGGTTGAGATAAATACACCCACGGTCACTTAAGTTGTCACGAAAGCACTATATGGTCACTCAACTTTGAAATACGTTCGTTACGGTCACTGAATACGGTTTGACGTGAAAATACGGTCACTGTAGCACGTATGCGGTCGGTAGACCACCTGTTGACCGCTTGTCGCGCCAGATGTCGAGCCGAGAGGGCGTTCCTGTCGATATTTGCGTAAAACACCCTGCCATCTCCAATTTCGCCCTTTCGCCCCTCCTCCACTCACGTCGCCTCTTCGTCTTCGATTGTAGAAAGGGAGCGGCTGCATAGGCGACGTCGCCCCTGCGATCATCGGGGACAGAGGGGAGTTGATTCACTGGTTTCGACCGCGGTAGGCGAGGCACTGCCGCCTCGCGTGTTCGTCGCCCGTCGGAAGCCGCGCCGATGGCCCCTGTTCGTCGTGCAGAAGGGGCACCACCCCTTGTGTAGAGTAAATATCCGCACCCTCggtttctttgcttttttgtgtTTTGATCTGAAAAGACCCTCCTTTAAGGGCTGCATTGTCACGTAGAGGTGTTCTAGTTGGTAGGTTGGATCTATTGTACTAGGGTTTTGGCAGAGGATTTGGGGGTTAGTAGAATTGGGGCTTAGGGTGTTAGGGGGTTAAACAAATTCATGGTTTGGTCGATCCTCACGCATGTTGCAATTGTGTTGATGTATCAGGTCGTAGAAGCCCAAATTTCTCTATGGAAATCAACCATGGTGGATTTTTTTTCTTGAGCATGGCAAGAACCGTTCTTATGTTAATGGCCGTGTCACTTGGTATGATAATCTTGAAAAGGTCACCTAGTCACCTACTATGATTGAGAATCTTCTTGAGGAAATTGGTTATGAGATGGCAGGTAggatgtagtgccccaagtgaaaagctttcccttttttttgtaaccttccatgtggaaccaccttgacattgtcatgagagctatctatgcatgtatgatttcatgtgtcaccttgtgttcttcttttgcatgcatgcatccatgccataccattcttgtcataccttatgattctatatcatgttatgattgcatgtgatcttgctaggtgtgattttgtgatcttgtgatttcatgtgttgatgcacatgtgatgatgtggtgtgaagtggtggagtgtggtgcttggcattattttcaaaccccccttgttagtttcaaaccttttatctcttttattcccaagctcaaaatttcacttgctcttacctggttttaaaatgtcctctgtttACTGAATAGTGTAGGTATTATGTTGtgcaagtttggtgtttttaaaagtgtttttAAACAGGTGCAAAAAAATACAAAACAGAGCCatctaattctgttttgtgaaataattactttctcctaaaaatcttgttttGATTTACTTAAATAGGCCATATTTTCCTATGACCAGGGGGTAATTTTCTGATGATTTATCCCCAGTAGTTTTTGCCTTGTTTTTATATTTCTTTCTGGCCTTTCttttaaatagttgggaggctacAGGGTTCCCTTTCTTTTAAATGGCGCAGGTAGGCTTCCTCTCCCTTCCCTGGCGGCCCATCTCTCCCCTTCCCTCGCGCCAGAAGCCCATGACCGCGGCCTCCTTCCCTCCCTGGCGCCGTCTCCCTCCTTCCCTCGCTTTCCGTTAGAAGCTGGGAGAGAGAGCAGTGCCGCCGTGAGGCACAAAcgtcgagccccccccccctattTAACttgggcgtccgtgcctcccctctcctagggttcctcttcccctcagccgccgcccccacctctccccatccccatctccatctcttcttTCTTCCCTGGTAAGGTCTGTAGCTAGCAGCAGAGAGAGAAAGGAAGAAGCTCGCCGCGTCCACCCCGCGTACGTCGCCGTCCTGCgagtccgccatgtccaggagctcggggttcgaccccgcgttccattcccgtcgtcggtagggtcggggagcgaccacaccgacgagctcgacctcgtcaGCACCTCGGTCCCGGTGCACTTCGTCCTGCTTCGGTCTACGGCAGGATCTCCCTCGTCACGTCTTCTTCCCTCCGGTCCGACTTCCTCCCCTTCAGATTGGagccctccttccttccccaaggtgaggccgcacctcccccttccttcctcctctgtAGTCAGCCCGGATCCGACGAGTGCGTGGGCGTTCTCTCTGTtcgagtagcagcagcagtagcaggttGATGCTATGTGGTAGTAGATGCATGAGGTAATGCATGTGGGTGTGTTGCGCGGAGGGGGGCTTCATCCCTCCTCGTGCTAGCAGCGCCACGGCCAGTGCGTTCCCCTCGTCGACGTTGGGCGTGGGCAGTCTGCACCGCGTTACGTTCTCTATCTCCGGCGAGCAGGAAGTTCAGAGTAGCAGATAGGCAGGAGGAAGGCTCTTTTTCTGTTTTCATCACGCGCATATGTCAGTCATCGagccgtagcgtagtggtagtggtgcgtGTGCCTGatgaggagggcgtgggttcgagtccccccccccTCGGCACCTTCTTTTGGTTGTGTGTTTTCGAGACAGAGATCTACAGGGAAGCCTTACCCTGCTTATTCCATCCCTTTGTCAAAGGGAGTAGCAGTAGTGCAGTGGTTGTGTGTGGTGTGTTGCACCAGGGGCTCTGGGGTCCGAATCCCAGAGAGTCcccatttttcttttccttctttctaaTATTTTTTTCCGTTGCTTTGTTTGCTATACTTGTGCCTAGATCAATGGGTTACAAGTGTCCTTATATATTTTTTCCTGTTGTTTGATGGAGGAGTCGCAGAGAGCATGTATGTAGTGTTCATGTGAGTTATGGTAGATGTGTGTGTTTATGTGTGGGTGTGTGAGTGCTTGAGAGTGAGTGTGTGGctctacacacatgcttgtgcaattgcacaggaACTTGAGATGAGCCTTGTGTTGTGTGTTCTAGTAGATTCATGTGCATGTGAAGATAGTGTGGTGATATGAGGGTTCCATGTTTTATCTTTTTTAACAGATCCCCTTCATTTTGGTTCTTGCAAGTAAGTGCTTGCCTTGAGGTAGTGGTGGTGATATGTATGTGGTGAGGcagccccactttgcaacacttgtgctcctcctcatgttcatatgaaagagggcatgagGTGTGTGTAAGATCTATGTGGTAGTAGTGTTTGGGTTGTTGATGtgtatgacacaaacatggggttcaaacccccatgtcactttgtcattgtgcacatgaactcaacctatgtagttgttgtcttagtaggaactacatgaaatgatgcactaattactagacatgatttggagtagtttcctcttccttaatttgtggtcatttgttccaagtaagtgtccacatattatagatgattttggggtagaatctcccaaggaatccagtggtgaagttacttTTGCCACTGGGAAACTTtaaggagttgacatattcagttttgttgcaagtttgatctttgattccatggaataggtgtagcccaagggcatgagtttttgtgtgatagtagtagcggttttctctacaccatagtggtgtcatttatcacttggtgctatgtgtgtgcaaactatgcctagacaaagtgggcatgtggctgaaaaagtccaccttagtgaaatctgaaatttcactaagtctgggatttctGGAAagattttcttcccctatagatgaggatgtgctggtcattctgttgagaactagccctagttcagtgctaggattttgaacctgatatgtttgtgaagctccctgtcaaatgtcaaatcatttggagtccagtaggttgtgttttgattgctgtcaaaaagcttcagaacagagacagaaactcaggtgcaggaattttcactaagtccctgagatctgatggttttgggaaagattgtggccttgtatctcctagagtttaattccttttgctgtgattcttgctggttcttgtagtgttcttggttggcaacagccacatatattatttgtcatgtttggaggcctgtatctatgttgcatgtagctcacaaagagctaagatgcagattatggcagattatgtagttttgtctttttgatcattgtgtgtgcttagggGATGTTgtcgtgttcttccttgctccattccattcatgttggtatgatacatgtcttggcgacccgggaataccagatttgtgccaattgtgagtgtggtgttgaatcttccacgtagagcttcatatcttgtttcgttgattcccgttgatccgtagctccgtttgcaatgttctttatatggttttgcatcgttttcacgagccgcatctgttcatgtcattctcatgcatgtaaaaatagcttagtgtacagttctgtccagaaacttgcagtagtttattttgcttgtgctagtgatagaaatagtggtgcatgctcaattttcatctcatgcatcatgtgattgttgcatcttgtggtgctgctgttcattggctgttattgttatgttgggtagcaccgggatcagagaacgaatacgtgtagtcaggagagtacgtgcaggacgaaccagaaccattccaagctgaggatatcacaggcaagatgatatgaccttgattccatctctagacttgttatgctagttttcgtttccatgtcatattgctcgctgcctaccactgaaattaaattgcctcttcatatgccatgagcccaaacaccgttctccttcctagcaaacttgtatggctaagtagtcttgctcagctactaatgttagcgttgctagatgcaggtgctttgactcatgtgataacatgagctttgatatcattatcttaattctgttatttaatcaaTGCACCTGTACACTTGgttaatgacgggaggcctagcctttttctgggtgctttgttccgttattgccgccttagttaccggttaccggtgtttgattccataatgttcGCTcccaacacgttcggggttgttatggggacccccttgataaatagcgtagtgctaaggcttgtccggcaggacccaactttggttttaatctgctaatcacctaataacctgcatagggaatagctacccgaggaatttaatcaacaacccgggccagtgctcctcatgagtgttggtccaaactgggcatactatggggccaccacagggcaacctgaggtttggtatacctgtagtgtgtatcatccggcgtgtcctgagactgagatacgcggctcctatcagggtcgtcgacacgtcaggaggtcctgctagccttgccttaccttagcggtatatcttgcgtataggaatcccagtgaagctttggttctccccagagttgaggttttcctctaaggaatccgaggagatcacgagattcgtgatagaggatgcctttgcggcctgtgttcgtttgtcatggactagttggagcacccctgcagggtttaatctttcggaaagccgtgcccgcggttatgtggcaacttggaatattttattaacatccggtattagagaacttaaacataagctaaataaaattgccaactgtgtgcgtaaccgtgactgtcccttcgaacatctctcttcgatcgggaacacggtggggttatgaatgccgtaggtaggtgttcaggatcacttagtgatcaagtaaatccgaccgctagtgtagaccaccttcccttctactttgcgtaagttagccacttaatcaagcttaggatgctgcagtctGATATACTTAactcttaccctacctaataacatgactagttctggcaccaaggtctagattgctgagtcctcgtggctcacggattcctccgaaaactcccagcaggtacaggtaccccagagacagatcatcccgacggcacccagctggcgtggcagtacgacgaggagacagaccgcctctacgtgaactatccagaggactgaggcgtggtcgtgatcgtgggcctgcagcagggtagcatagcattttcatgttttgtagtccgtaacggaactaccttgattgtatctgtgatgtactctgagttattaataagaagacagttgaatcccgaattgtctacttttattattctattgtgctatgttacttgcttgcgaaacgcttagatgcgcttctttcctattcgggggcctcgacccccagatcggaaaggaccgcatcttggtcgttacaagttggtaatcagagccttatgaccataggagtctttgtgtgatcgtatttggccgagtcgagtctagaaaatgttttgagtcttagttatatcggagagtaggattattttttctcctcttctatgctctggtgaggttcccgtcttaggaaatctttaactctactccttttctcgctcaatttttttttaggatcacgcgggtatttgtgaaatctatatgattttgatgtgacggaaccatgtcctggtgcctcctatctgctctaagtatcaggggagttgagctccagggattcttgcgcacatcgccatcattcagatttctgagtatctaagaacggagggtgttcgttattgcttcaatatgggtagtggtgagataaccccgatgtccccagtactggtgtagattgttcgggggtattaccacactttgtatcattgtgatcacgaggatctgttgtagatgaaggtccgagatgctggttgtgtgttgaaggatgtgataaaggtgacgggttagtttaggagttctgtgaaatactccttgtatccgtgtacctgattgcatgaccagttatttcgggaattcataggtgggatatctagtagtatcttataggactatcttcctacaaatgcttgattgaggtttgggaaatctcggccttatgtttgttccgagcagttctagctcacacttgtttgcagtggtccttatcggaattttgtcgtctgttactttgaggatgcactcttgctatgttgttcgagtgcaatgctaaattctatttagatattctgtcttttgattcagcaatatcttcaattattctgtggactaatatgctgtccgtcttcaggatggctccaccgactcgtcagaccccagcgcgtgaggatatgccgcctccacctcctcctccgccgccgtcgccgcctcctcctgcagaggcctggcaggtgatgatggcagctactaatgcaaacactcagatgctgttgcagttgatccaggagagagccaatcatcagcagggcaatttccagcagggtggcaatcacttcgccaatctgagtcagttcctgtcaaaccagcctaagacgttcaattcttacgaccagccgtttgatgcggaagattggatccgtgatatgaacaagcatttcgagtgtagcaatgtgtgtctggaggactatgtcaagtttgcaacgtttcagttgaaggtgcaagcttctatttggtggcagcagcttaaggactccagaggtggcagggtgatgtcttgggatgaGTTttggtcgtgacttcaggtcccactacatcccttccagttttgttgaggagatgcgtgagaagttcaggcgtttgaagcagggcagcaattctgtgtacaagtacaatgtcgagttccacgagctggcccgttacgcgctgcaggatgtcccgaatcagaagagcaagatctatcagttcaggggtgacTTAAAGGAGGACTTGcagttagcacttgctttgcacgatcctgaggagtttgacaagttctacaacttagctctcaaagcagaggcagccttgctcagggtggagaactccaagaagcgtttcagagattccagctcttgctcgactcaggtggttcagaagcaatagaggttttgggtttctcctcctcctcctcggcactcgcagcagccgaagcactcaggtggacgtggttcttcccacccac harbors:
- the LOC123409841 gene encoding peroxidase P7-like, with translation MAAFTTRPAAFLGLAVVLCALAGPATAQRLSPNFYSRSCPNLASIVRSGMTSALQTERRMGASILRLFFHDCFVNGCDGSILLDDTSTLTGEKNAGPNANSARGFDVIDAIKTRVEAACRATVSCADILALAARDGVNLLGGPTWSVPLGRKDARTASQSAANANLPGPGSSLATLIAMFGNKNLSPRDMTALSGAHTIGRSQCQFFRSRIYNERNINATFAALRQRTCPRSGGGSSLAPLDAQTADGFDNAYYRNLVGQRGLLHSDQELFNGGSQDSLVRQYSSSPGQFSADFVTAMLKMGGLLPSPGTRTEVRLNCRRPN